A single genomic interval of Vicia villosa cultivar HV-30 ecotype Madison, WI unplaced genomic scaffold, Vvil1.0 ctg.000742F_1_1, whole genome shotgun sequence harbors:
- the LOC131630817 gene encoding uncharacterized protein LOC131630817: MISILAQERLLGASLGVILTSVVVFEQRRYIFASISDSTSHPKVREPIFGKKSRSEFAHSWNRTVDQTFGPLIKSLSSRGW; this comes from the exons ATGATTAGCATTCTCGCCCAG GAACGGTTATTGGGAGCTTCCCTGGGTGTGATATTGACGAGTGTGGTTGTTTTTGAGCAACGCAGATACATCTTCGCTTCTATTTCCGATTCCACATCTCACCCTAAG GTTAGAGAACCCATATTTGGGAAGAAATCACGTTCTGAATTTGCACATTCATGGAACAGAACTGTGGATCAGACATTTGGACCTTTGATAAAGTCTCTCAGCTCTCGTGGATGGTAG
- the LOC131630816 gene encoding UDP-glycosyltransferase 79A6-like, with amino-acid sequence MSVSKIHVVMFPYLGFGHISPFVQLSNRLFSHGIQISFLSPSYNIPRIKSTFNLNPSIQIIPLNFPNSIANNTSELPPDMHGTLFQTIDLMQDQVKTILVKLKPHFVFFDFVQNWLPKIASELGIKSVRFSVYSAISTSYFSPHLRLSEKRDITYEDLKNSPFGYPQKYKTSLQTFQARIIFMMLFQRFGDNPTGSDRSAQILSECSLIVLKSCREIEGPYIDYFQNHLKKPVLCSGVLVPEPSTDVLDEKWTKWLDNFPTKSVILCSFGSETFLSDDQIGELANGLELTNSPFILVLNFPSNLSAEVELERALPKGFIERVKNRGIVHSGWMQQQLVLNHSSVGCYVCHAGFSSVIEAIVNDCQLVLLPFKGDQFLNSKLIADDLKAGVEVKRNDEDGFFKKEDLLEAVRAVMVEVDKEPGKEIRENHMKWREFLLDREIQNKFIVDLIEQLKCLA; translated from the coding sequence ATGAGTGTCAGTAAGATTCATGTGGTTATGTTTCCATACCTTGGATTTGGTCACATTAGTCCATTTGTTCAACTATCCAACAGATTATTCTCTCATGGAATTCAAATCTCATTCCTGTCACCTTCATATAACATTCCCAGAATCAAATCAACCTTCAACCTCAACCCTTCCATCCAAATCATTCCCCTTAACTTCCCAAATAGCATAGCCAATAACACTTCTGAATTGCCCCCTGACATGCATGgtacactctttcaaacaatagacTTAATGCAAGATCAAGTCAAAACCATTTTGGTGAAGCTTAAACcccattttgttttctttgattttgtaCAAAACTGGCTACCAAAAATAGCTTCTGAACTTGGCATCAAATCTGTTCGTTTCTCTGTCTATTCTGCAATTTCTACTTCTTATTTCTCTCCACATTTAAGACTTTCTGAAAAAAGAGACATTACTTATGAGGACCTTAAAAATTCTCCGTTTGGGTATCCTCAAAAATACAAAACTTCCCTTCAAACCTTCCAAGCCAGAATAATCTTCATGATGCTCTTCCAAAGATTTGGTGACAACCCAACTGGTTCTGATAGAAGTGCGCAGATACTTAGTGAATGCTCACTGATAGTATTGAAAAGTTGCAGGGAAATTGAAGGTCCATATATAGACTATTTTCAAAACCATCTTAAAAAACCAGTTCTTTGTTCTGGAGTACTTGTTCCAGAGCCATCAACGGATGTGCTTGATGAAAAATGGACAAAATGGTTAGATAACTTTCCAACAAAGTCAGTCATATTGTGTTCCTTTGGTAGTGAAACATTTCTAAGTGATGATCAAATCGGCGAACTAGCAAATGGGTTGGAACTCACAAATTCACCTTTCATTTTGGTtttgaattttccatcaaatctcaGTGCTGAGGTTGAGTTGGAAAGAGCATTACCAAAAGGTTTCATAGAGAGGGTGAAGAATAGAGGAATTGTGCATAGTGGTTGGATGCAACaacaacttgttttgaatcactcAAGTGTAGGGTGTTATGTGTGTCATGCTGGTTTTAGTTCTGTGATTGAAGCTATAGTTAATGATTGCCAGTTGGTGTTGTTACCTTTCAAGGGTGACCAGTTTCTGAATTCTAAGCTTATAGCTGATGATTTGAAAGCAGGGGTAGAGGTAAAAAGGAACGACGAAGATGGGTTTTTTAAGAAGGAGGATCTGTTGGAGGCTGTGAGAGCTGTTATGGTGGAAGTTGATAAAGAGCCAgggaaagagataagagagaatcATATGAAATGGAGAGAGTTTCTGTTGGATAGGGAAATTCAGAACAAATTCATTGTAGATTTGATTGAGCAGTTAAAGTGTTTGGCTTAG